In one Arachis duranensis cultivar V14167 chromosome 9, aradu.V14167.gnm2.J7QH, whole genome shotgun sequence genomic region, the following are encoded:
- the LOC107466591 gene encoding uncharacterized protein LOC107466591 yields MRIYQVSSLLQCPRPSLSPHKRMRLFKGFKIWDLIEILCWRYSLHATKTRTWQPTVFWITRMNLKTKKMVLFHLHQLCFFDVVAYHLNSLEKWQCQYLFA; encoded by the exons ATGAG AATCTACCAAGTGAGTTCGCTTCTGCAGTGCCCCAGACCATCACTGTCACCCCATAAGAGAATGAGGCTATTCAAAGG CTTCAAGATATGGGATTTGATAGAGATCTTGTGTTGGAGGTATTCTTTGCATGCAACAAAAACGAGGACCTGGCAGCCAACTGTCTTTTGGATCACCAGAATGAATTTGAAGACTAAGAAGATGGTTCTGTTTCATCTTCACCAGCTATGCTTCTTTGATGTTGTTGCTTATCATCTGAACTCTTTGGAGAAGTGGCAATGTCAATACTTATTTGCTTAG
- the LOC107466542 gene encoding uncharacterized protein LOC107466542, translating to MENPKTLYLSLSKSNSNFNHSDLLILCEILFENLGAAFRTLFSALPLFHDRHAAGSDPNPDQNSRIWPLVEDAAILLRCCMVSLTLLHSDQKFLVDKTRFLHRALHAFVSVDVANCRLRFRNFVSGADVELSDSCRPFLCALLEVFADELLRHQTLRSYLMLVDSVSSMGEKLFVHNSMHHDFASVLLVIAAHFNLSVSNENAFENFVSRLFSHCDKDSRFPVLSPAPAISLLMDPTMPSAPKMFQAHVISLVSEAIDAGLDSTSLAPNINWYLIGFQKAVVLYSMHITHLQIDHFYSKSKCGYDLSQHKKRHPTFQSSITNSKLNQVLLLSDNSCKISSKTKANILADCVAFMKGKQCIFADSCRGMADSILEGLIHRAFSQYPSRDGFCVKENTSARDICLLASILKFMGVSLMQAVKRLINSGASGCLKTMENTSLHEKYGSLISHVRHFQEIKFCLPFQAFLCDLMKMQQTSHSVSKSMIVHFSGLLYISFSSELHLLAKGCIYVIMALMSLIAFEEGDLVSLDPLRHGPLKSCSIVVQSNNTEEGFRYGDKQSIYKVVEQFIGIQKENLRSGSATSYTCNGEAFLDCILGNPKELDDYDELVDFVVCTTGKDYFSWLNNRTRYRKQRHEKMIDQRKIKKKAVMNGKSCKRQKMGRSTKRQIWK from the exons ATGGAAAACCCTAAGACCCTATACCTCTCCTTATCTAAATCCAATTCCAACTTCAACCACAGTGACCTTCTCATTCTTTGCGAAATCCTCTTCGAAAATCTCGGCGCCGCATTCCGAACTCTCTTCTCTGCCCTCCCTCTCTTCCATGACCGTCACGCTGCCGGGTCAGATCCGAATCCGGATCAGAATTCACGGATTTGGCCGCTTGTTGAAGATGCTGCTATCCTTCTTCGTTGCTGCATGGTTTCTCTGACACTCCTTCACTCCGACCAGAAGTTCCTCGTCGACAAGACGCGTTTTCTCCACCGTGCACTCCACGCCTTCGTCTCCGTCGACGTCGCCAATTGCCGCCTGCGCTTCCGGAACTTCGTCTCAGGTGCTGACGTGGAACTATCCGATTCTTGCCGTCCGTTTCTGTGTGCGCTGCTAGAG GTTTTTGCAGATGAACTTCTAAGACATCAAACTTTAAGAAGCTATCTCATGCTTGTTGATTCAGTATCTTCCATGGGTGAAAAGCTTTTTGTGCACAATTCCATGCATCATGATTTTGCAAGTGTTCTGTTGGTGATAGCTGCCCATTTTAATCTGTCAGTTTCTAATGAGAATGCTTTTGAGAATTTTGTCAGTAGATTATTTTCGCATTGTGACAAGGATTCTCGATTTCCTGTACTTAGCCCAGCACCTGCCATATCATTGCTTATGGACCCTACTATGCCTTCTGCACCAAAGATGTTCCAGGCACATGTAATCTCCTTGGTTTCTGAAGCCATTGATGCTGGCTTAGATTCCACTAGTTTGGCTCCTAATATTAATTGGTACTTAATTGGATTCCAAAAAGCTGTTGTTTTGTACTCTATGCACATTACTCATTTGCAAATTGATCATTTTTACTCCAAATCGAAATGTGGCTATGATTTGTCCCAGCATAAGAAGCGTCATCCAACATTTCAATCTTCTATAACAAATAGCAAATTAAACCAAGTCTTATTGCTGTCAGataattcatgcaaaatatCCTCCAAAACAAAAGCCAACATTTTGGCCGATTGCGTTGCTTTTATGAAAGGGAAGCAGTGCATATTTGCTGATTCATGCAGGGGCATGGCTGACTCAATTTTGGAAGGCCTAATTCATCGAGCTTTCTCCCAATATCCTTCTAGAGATGGTTTTTGTGTAAAGGAAAATACCAGTGCCAGAGATATCTGTCTTCTTGCATCCATATTGAAGTTCATGGGTGTTTCGTTGATGCAAGCGGTTAAGCGTCTAATTAATAGTGGTGCTTCAGGTTGTTTGAAAACCATGGAAAATACCTCTCTCCACGAGAAATATGGTTCATTGATCAGCCATGTTCGCCATTTTCAAGAAATAAAGTTTTGCTTACCCTTTCAAGCTTTTTTGTGTGATTTGATGAAAATGCAACAAACAAGTCACAGTGTTTCAAAATCGATGATTGTGCATTTCTCTGGCTTGCTATATATAAGTTTTAGCAGTGAGCTACATTTGTTGGCAAAGGGGTGTATATATGTAATTATGGCACTAATGTCTCTCATTGCTTTTGAAGAAGGGGATTTAGTTTCTTTAGATCCATTAAGGCATGGACCACTGAAATCTTGCTCCATTGTAGTCCAATCTAATAATACTGAAGAG GGGTTCAGATATGGAGATAAACAATCTATCTACAAAGTTGTAGAGCAGTTCATTGGAATTCAAAAGGAAAATTTAAG ATCAGGTTCTGCCACCTCCTACACCTGCAATGGGGAAGCTTTCCTTGATTGCATACTAGGAAACCCCAAAGAACTCGATGATTATGATGAACTTGTGGACTTCGTTGTCTGCACTACAGGAAAAGATTATTTCAGCTGGTTGAATAACCGCACACGATATCGGAAACAGAGACATGAGAAGATGATAGATCAAAGAAAGATTAAGAAGAAAGCAGTCATGAATGGAAAGTCTTGTAAGCGTCAGAAAATGGGTAGGTCTACCAAGCGTCAGATTTGGAAGTGA